The DNA sequence GGGAACTGCAAATGCAAAAGATCAAGCACCCTTACTTCAACTTTGAAGACGAAGAGGTGCAACAATCTGTCAAGCTCCTGCAGAACCAGCTCTCTAAGCATATCGAGATCCGGGAAGCCGATTTCAAGCCATTGCTCGAACGGGCGGTCTTCAACAACCTCAAGCTGTTGTTGGACCCCGTGGAGACTTTCTCCAAATTTTTCTTCGTTCAATCGGATTCCATCTCCATTGAGGTCTACAACCGCTACGCGCAGTTTTTCTCCGATCTCAACTTCATCGTCAACTCCATCTCCGGATACTGCAAGAAACACGGCCTAGAGGAAGTTCAGCAGCAGTTTTTCCTCGAAAAGATGGAGAAGACCGTGTCCATCTTTGAGCGTAAATCCGGTAAAAGTTTCCATCAGCATCGAGTCGCCTTATTCGAGAAATTGACAGGGCATAATCTCGATACCCTGATCTCCGAAATGGAGCAGGCGGCCAAACAGCGCGAAGCGGAAATCGCTCGCCAAGAAGCTGAACGCCAACAAAAAATCGAAGAGGAGAAACGCCGTCAAGAAGAAGAGGCTCGCCGCAAGGAAGAGGAAGCTCGGAGACAAGAAGAAGCCCAAAGAGCTGAAGAGGAAGCGCGCCGGCAACAAGCGCTAGAAGCCCAAAGAAAAGCCGAAGAAGAAGCCCGTCAGCGTGCCGAAGAAGAAGCTCGCCTCAAAGCAGAGAAAGAACGCAAACGCAATTTCTTCGACAATATCTCCGCTGAATCTGAAGACCTCGGATTTGATTTGGATCTCGATGAGCTGGATACCGAAGAACCTGAAAATACCGCAACGCCTGTTGCTGAACCTCCCAAACCTGAACCGGTGGAGACTCCTGCCGAAGCACCAGTGGTTACGCCACCAGTTGTGCAAGTAGAGCCTGAGCCTACCCCTGAGCCAGAACCAGCTCCGACTCCTGAACCGGAAGCGCCGGTCGTTCAAGTGGAAGAGGTCATCGAAGATGAAAAAGAGGCAGAATTCCTTGAAATGGCTGCCAGCATGGAGCCTGTAGACGAGGCCGAAACGCCAGAAGAACCTGCGCCTGAGAAGCCCAAGACCTTCTTTGACCAAATTTCCAATGGTGTCGCGAAGGAAACTCCCGCTACGCCTATCCAGCCTGCTCAGGAACGATCTTCCTCCGTACTTGACCAAATCCAAGATCGTAAGCAGACGATCGCGGAGAAACTCGCAGAGAATAAGCAGTCTGAATCCAAGGCATCTGGCGGAAAAATCAAGCTGGATGAAATCCCGATTCACAAGCAATACCAATACGTCCAAAAGGTGTTTGAAGGAAACAATGTGCGTTTCCGAATCATCGTGGACAAAATCAACAATGCTGGCAATGCCGCCGAGGTACAGGATATCCTCGAGAAATTTGTGCTGAGCAATGTCAACCTCGATCAGGACGATCCGATTGTCGGAGAGTTCATCGAATTGCTTCGCGCTCGTTTCGTGTAACCTTATCCTGATTTGACAAGATTTGACGCCGCCTCATACAAATGTATGGGGCGGCGTATCTTTTGAGGGAAAGGAGATTATGGAAAAAATGATTTACTTGTTAACTGATTAATTATAAGTCGATTTCAGTAGCGATATGCCATGTCATTGGCGCAATTTATCATTCCCACATCATAGCCCATTTACATGAAATATTTCTTGTGCACCTTGGTATTGGCTCTTGCCGGGCCGATGGGGTGGGCGCAGGTCGATCATCGACTTACGCATGTGTACTTCGACAGCGATGACTATCGCTTGACCCTTGATGACAAGGATTCCCTTCGGGCATTCCTCACGACACTGCCAGATACCATTGAGCTAGATTATCACCTCTACGGCCATACCGATAGCGACCATTCGGATGCATACAACTTGGTCCTCTCTCGCAATCGCTGCGAAGGAGTGGAGTATTTTTTGAAGGAAATGGGAATTGCGGATTCTTCCATTTTCATTCACCCATTCGGAGAAAAATATCCCATTGGAACAAATGAGACCGATATCGGGAAACAGAAAAACCGTCGGACAGATTTGTATGTCGTATTTCAAATTCCCGCTCAGCTGGATTCCTCCCTCACTGATACGATCCAGATAGAAACGGCCCTTGCTGACAATTCGCCTAACCGAACCAGAAAGCGCCGAAAGAAAAAGCGTCGCCGCACCATCCTAGTCAACGGAGAGCCTACTCCTTGCGAAGAGGGCGAGATCACACTCACGCTTCCCAAGGGTACACTCATCGAAATGGATCAATGCGATTATTATGGTAACCGGAGAGAGCTGGAATTGACAGAATTGCTGGACGGAGAAAATCTCCGCGAATCGGGAATCACCACCATGAATACCGACGGGAATCCGCTGGTATCTGCCGGGATGTTTCGAGTGGATCAACCCGATTCTGTCTGCTCGACCGTGTATTTGCCGATTCAGGAGGATTGGATGGCAAGAATGCCTTTTTCGCTGTGGAATGGCAATAACTCAGGTACTTGGTCAGCAGCAAAGGACATGACCATTGAGCAGGTTCGCAGAAATGGCCAATTGTACAACAAGTTTGAGGTCTGTGGCAAATCTTTCATCAACCTCGATTTCCTGCTCAAGGATTTTTGGCAGCAAATGGAGGATCAGGAGCAGCAGATGATGGCAGATACGAGAGAAGAGGGGGATGAGGAAGATGAATTCATCGAAGACCCTTTCCGCAGAAAACCCATCCGGGCGATGTTCAAGGTCAAGGGCCGCATGAAAATCCACGAGGTTCGGCTCTCCAGCGATCGACCATTGGTGCTGTATGCCATGAAGCCCAATATTAACGGAAGTAGGCGGAAAGTGATATTTGATGTGCCCTTTCCGGATGCTGATCCTCAGGTGTTCGCAGAGGCTCAAGACGGTCAAGGTAATGAGCTGGTTATGCCCTATGACTTTTTGGAAGGCCTCCCCTACAAGTGGGTCCGCAAGAAAGTCAAAGACCGGAATGGCTTTGAACGGAAGGTGCGTGTCCGCAAATACTTCTTGACAATGGCAGATTTTGAGCCCAAAACTCCCGAAGAGACAGTGGCCGCTCGATAGGCTTCTGGGTAGGAGATCTCCCCATTTATCCGCTTCAGTTTATTCAATTGCCAAATCCCGATGTGAAAAGAACAGGGCGTCCATTTCCAGAAGGAGATGGACGCCCTGAATTTTTGGGTGGATATGATGTACTAGCGAATGATCACCAGTTTCTTGGGCAAGTATTCAGGCCCCATTCGAAGTACGTAAGTCCCCGAAGCCAATTCGGAAATATCCCATCGGAAATCCGTTTGATGTGCGGGAATGTCTCGTTGGAGCACCTTGCCCCCAGCCAGGTCAAATACTTCCAATGTGAGAGGGGCGCCTGCTTCCCAACCACTCAAATGAACGATCCGCTCGGCAGGGTTGGGGTAGAGGTTCCAATTTGATCGAATCGGTTTTTCTACTGATACCGAACCATCGAGGCAATTGGCACCTCGGTATGCAATCACATCTGCATTATTTCGGGGGAGTAGTTTCATATTGCCGAAATCGTAGGTCATGATGCCTGTGATTTCTTCCAAAGTATCACCGAGCGCTACGATACATGCAGGGACTTGGAGTTCGCCAGATTCAAATACCCAAGCTGAGTCGTTCACGAAAGAGACATACAGGGAGCTGACGATATCATCCGATGTGGTTCTTCCTGCAAGGATACGGCAGCCAATGGTGCTAAGCGCGGGATTGAGCCCGACCCGATATTCTCCGAAGTTGTTGCCATTGTTGGAATCTGGATTGGGATCATTCACATAGAGTGATTGTCCCTGAGGATGTCTGAGGGTGATGAGCATGGATTCATACGGCTCCGTAGTCGTCCCATTGTAGATGGAAAACTGGTCGGGAGCGGCAATGGTCGGATTTGGTATGGGGTTGCCAGTGCTTATGATATGGAGATTGGTCACCCCAATCAGTTCAGTTCTTCCGCCTCGTTCTGCAACCATTCCTGTCACTTGAATATGGTCTCCCCGCTGCACAGTCTCAATGGTGGCTGTGCCGGAAATGCTGATTCCGGCCCAACTAGTTGCTAGGGGATCTTGCATGTAAATTTTGCCCAAATCCCCTGGAAGATCGGTCGCAGTGACTATACCATGGACGGTGACTTGCTGGCCGAGGTAAGGCGAATTGCCATCCATATACGGTGTGTATTGCAAGTCCGGAATAATCAGGCCTCCATCCCGTACGGTGAAGATCGCTGGCTGCGTCAACCCATTGGTGGGGTAGTAGGACAATGTGGAATCGTCGTCCATCGCGGAAATGTAATATTGGAACCGATCGCCATCATTGAGCTGAGATGATGAAATCGTCGCTCGGTAAATGGGGCCTTGGGGATGCATGGGAAGCACTTGCCAATTCGTGCCATTCACTCCCTTGCGGATATGTAGGAATGCATGTTGAACTTGACCATCGGGGTCCTCGATCTGGGCTGAAAACCGCACAGAATCGGTGCTGGATGGGATGGCGGGATGTCGGATGACCTGCGATATGATGGGGGGAGCTGTTTGGACTGCCCAATCGTTCTCATCGAAAGGAAATAGCATGTAGCCTTGACCGGTTCCTCCAAAGCATCCATTGGCAGCATGAGAAATGACTCCTCGAATGTAGGAGAGGGTAGTGCCAATGGGCGGGGGAGTAAATGTCCCTCCATTGATGGGGAGGTTCAATACAGGAAACCGGTCCCCGACAATCAAGGTATTGCCTAGCTCATCACGCAATCTGAGGTTTATGCGATTCTGATTGGAGCTATATAAATGAGCATCCACCACCAGGTTATTCAACTCGACATAGGCCCCTTCCCATTGCTCGCCCGTCTGTGGCCGATTTTCTACCGGGCCATTGAGCGCAGCAATGTCGATGGGGTTGGGGATGATGGTTCTCCCCGGCACCAGCAATTGAATTTTGAGTGGAGTAATGATGGTTTCGTGTCCAAATTTGCGGATGATTCCATTGATTTCGATGGAATCTCCCTGAATCAAATCGAGGACATCGATGCCTGTCACAGGGATAGGAACCCCCGTGGTGTGTAGGTTTAGTCCGCCCCAAGGGCCAAGGGTATCTTGAAGCCAGAGGTTTCGGCCAAATGCAGCTTGTGCCATACCGCCGTCCATGACTACAGATGCATGGATGGTGACGGTATCCTCAAACAATGGAGAAAGGTCCTTGCAATTGCCAAGGTCTTGGGGGTTGCGAAATTGAATATCCCGGATGGTGTGTGTCGCCGAGGATTGAGCCATGGACCATTGACTCAAACCCAAGCTCCACACGAGGAGCAATAAGATTCTCATGTCTAGAGCAGCAAATGAAAGGTCAGCAGAAAGATTTGGTGGGTGATTGGGCTAATCACAACGAAACGTTACCGGAATTTCAAGGTGCAGGAGGATTCGGTAGGTCTAGGACATGCTACAATAAGTAAGGTAGCAATAATTTGGGGTAATCGAAATATTTGCAGTAAAGGTCAATTGAGTGGTCATCGAGCAATCCTATTGCAGAATTGGGTAAAATGGTGATTAGATGTTTAAACATTCATTCTGTAACTTGCGTATGGAATCCAAATTTGTCCTGTTATCTTAGGCAAATTCCAAATGAAGCTGTTTGAACGTGTATGTGTTTGGACCAGCTTCTATCATTGAAACCAACAAACGAAATAGCATATGTATCCTCCTGAGTTGACCGCACCTATGGCGGCTGAATTGAATGATGCCGGACTCGCTTCTCTGTCTACTACCGAGCAAGTGGATGAAGTGCTGCAAAATCAGCAAGGAACGACTTTGGTCGTCGTGAATTCCGTATGCGGATGTGCTGCTGGTGCTGCCCGTCCTGGTGTAATCGATTCTTTGAACGCTAGCGAGCAGAAGCCTGACCATATCTACACCGTATTTGCTGGGGTAGATACCGCTGCTACCAAAAAGGTACGTGAGTACTTGTTGCCATATCCTCCATCCTCTCCAGCGATTGCGTTGTTCAAGGACGGACAATTGGTGCACATGGTAGAGCGTCATCACATCGAAGGACGTTCCGCTCAGATGATTTCTCATCATCTTCAGGCGATGTACCAAGAGTTCTGCTAATCTGAACTCGATCGACAGAAAAAGAAAGGCTGCCCGTTTGTTCAGGCAGCCTTTCTCGTTTGGGGCAATGGGATCAAGCCTTAGAGCATCTAAGGCAATGTTCTTCCCGCTCTCTGCGCTGCTCTGTATGAGGGACAGAAAGTGTCCTCGGAATGATCCGCATGATGGCTGAAAACTCCAGAACTTCTTCGATCTATCCCTCATCCGACAGAAGCGTCATCTTTAACGTGAACCGCCCTCAGATCAGGATTCAGATGCTTCCACCAAATGATAGATGCTTCGAAGCTCTCGCCCATGCTGGGCATAATCCATCCCATATCCGACGACAAAAGCAGGAGGAATTTCAAAACCGATCCAGTCAGGTGGCTCTTGACCTAAATAGGAATCGGGCTTGAACAGCAGGCTGACGAGCCTAAGAGAAGCGGGGTTTTCCAGACGCAGTTGCTCTCGATACATATCCATGGTCTTGCCGGAGTCGACGATGTCTTCCACGAGAATGACATGGCGGTCCTTGACATCCAGATGGTGACCATATTGGATTTTGACCTCGCCACTACTTTCGAGGAGGTTGCCATAGGATGCGAGCGCGACAAATTGTACTTCGGGATTCATCTCCAAATGGCGGACGAGATCAGCTGCGAATAGGAAGGAGCCATTGAGCACTACCACGAAAAGAGGTCGCTCGCCCACATAGGCTTCGTTTAGTAATTGGCCCAATTCAGCCACACGCTGATGGATTTCGCGCTCGTGAATCAAGAGATCGAAGGTCAGATCGTGTACCTGAACCTTTGATGGATGTATGGAGGATTCTGGTTTCTGCATGGTGATGGTGACTCAGGAAATGACGGGGAGCGTTGGTTTGTGACCATTTCGGTGAATACTCGTATAAAGCCCCATCAAATCTATTTGAGGAATAAACCTCATATCGCGGTTTGAGTTATGATTACATGACAATTTACCCAATGGGCTGCGCTTTCCTGAGAAATCTAACCTGCATTTTGTTTCAGGATATCCACTGGAGTATTTGCGAACGGTGTTACAATGTTTGAAGGGAAAGGCGTAAATTTGCGTAAGTTGTAGGTTAACTTAATGTTATTCCCGTGAGTGAACTCATTAAACATGAATGTGGCATTGGCCTGATTCGCCTGTTGAAACCGCTGGAATATTACCAGGAGAAATACGGTTCTGCGCTATGGGGCCTCAACAAGATGTACTTGTTGATGGAAAAGCAGCGCAACCGCGGGCAGGACGGAGCTGGTCTCGCAGTCGTGAAAATGAATACGAAACCCGGTCGTCCCTACATGAATCGTATTCGGGACAACCAAACCAATCCTTGGACCAACATCTTCAAGCAAGTGGACGGGGAGTTGGAAGCCTTTCAGCAAAACTATCCTGAGACCTTCTCAGAAGCTGAAGAGCTGAAGCTCAACTTTCGCTTTGCGGGAGAGGCAATGTTGGGACACCTTCGATATGGTACCCATGGTAGCTACGGAATCGAAAACTGCCACCCGGTGGTTCGAAATTCTGAGTACGTGAATCGGAGCCTTGCACTCGCCGGGAACTTCAACCTTACCAACGTGGGCTACCTCTTCCAGAAATTGGTGGAGCTTGGGCAACATCCCAAATACATGACCGATACAGAAACCGTCTTGGAGCGGATCGGACATTTCTTGGATGTGGCCAATGAGCACCTGTACGATAAGTTCAAGAAGAGCGGATATACACGCAACGAAATCACCAAGCTGATCTCCTCCGAGATGAATTTGGTGAAAGTGCTGAAAAATGCCGCTAAACCTTGGGATGGTGGTTACGTGATTGGAGGAATTGTGGGGAATGGAGATGCATTCGTAGTACGTGATCCTAATGGTATCCGTCCTTGCTATTATTACCACAACGATGAGTTTGTGGTAGCTGCATCGGAGCGATCCACGATCTCTACGGTATTCAATCTGCGTCCATTTGATATTCAGGAATTGGCTCCCGGGCACATCATGAGTATCAAGGCACAATCCAACCAGATCAAGATCAAACCATTTACCAAGCCTGACAAGAAATTGTCCTGCTCCTTTGAGCGGATCTATTTCTCCCGCGGTACAGATGTGAAGATCTACAAGGAACGCAAGCAGCTTGGCCGCGAGGTGGTACCTCAAGTGCTGAAAAGCATCGATTACGATCTCGACAACACGGTATTTGGATATATTCCCAACACCGCTGAGACTGCGTTCTGGGGAATGGTCAAGGAGGTAGAGCAATATCTCAATGACCAAAAGGTCGAATGGATCAAGGATCTTGGCAAGAATGCCAATCCTGAGGAGATTTCCAGAATCATCAATATCCGTCCTCGGGTGGAGAAGGTGATCATCAAGGATGTGAAGATGCGTACCTTTATCGCCGATGATTCATCGCGCGACGATATGGTGGCACACGTCTACGATGTGACTCGGGGGATCATTCGCAATGAGCAGGACAATCTGGTATTGATTGATGACTCCATTGTACGGGGTACGACTTTGAAAAAGTCCATTCTCCAGATCATTGCGAGACTTCGACCCAAAAAGATCGTCATCGTTTCTTCTGCCCCTCAGATCCGCTACCCCGATTGCTACGGCATCGACATGTCGCAGATCGAAAAATTGGTGGCTTTTCAAGCGGCTATTGAATTGCTGAAGGAGCGCGGACAGGAAAAGGTTATCGACAAGGTCTACCGCAAGATCATGGCGATGAAGGCGGAAGATACGCTTCACGAACGCAATGTGGTGCAAGATATCTATGCTCCTTTCACGGAGGAGGAGATTTCTCAGAAGATCACCGAGATCGTGTGTCCGAAAGATTTCCCAATCGAAACCGAAATCGTGTACTTGCCTTTGGAAAAATTGTCCAAGGCAATTCCGGATCATTTGGGGGATTGGTACTTCTCCGGAAACTACCCGACTCCCGGCGGAAATCGCATTGTGAATCAGGCATATTTGAATTTCTACGAAGGAAAAAGCGAGCGTGCCTACCAAGTAGTCTAATCGCGATTTTCAAAAAATCATATTTTGAGCGCCATTTCCTGCGGGAATGGCGCTCTTTTTGTATAGGTAATGACATCTCTTTCGTCGTCATGAATGATCCCGTTCGGGGAAGTAGGCGGACGGAGGAAGGATCTTCCACAGTCTGATGGGCGATCCAAAGACCTGGAAAGCCTTCTATCTCAGGAGAAACCTATAGAAGGCGAGTTAGAACCGAGATTATTTCTTCCAGCCTGTTGTACCAGGGCTGAGCTGTTCGGACTACTTCCGATTCGCCAGATAGTATTGTGTCGAGTCATCTTGGCCTCTAGGGCAAGATTCAATCCGGAATCTATCATGTCTTCTACTTCAACCTCCCGCAACTCCACTACCTTATGGGTTCCTCGTCTAACCAATGTCCATCCCAAGGATCGCTGGTTGGCCCTGGGATTCCTCCTGACCGCTCTGTTCCTATGGGCATTCAACCAATTTGCTGTTCCGCTTATTCAGCAAGCCGCCCAATCTCCAGCACCCTCCATCATCACCGTATACACCATTGATATTGGGCCTACACCAGAAGCATCTGGGGCGACTGAATCCGCTGCCATTCCGGTGGCATCTGAACCGGATATTCATCAGTCTCATTCCATTCCTCCTTTTTTGCATCCAACTTATCTGGATGTAGAAGGCAAGCGCATGTCCAATGCCGAATTGGTCTTTACAATTGAGCAGCATGTTCCTGATGTGAAATATGAATTGGATTTTGGAGATGGAAGCCGTACCTCACTTCGGAAGCGTACCGTACATGCCTACCAATTTCCGG is a window from the Pontibacter sp. G13 genome containing:
- a CDS encoding OmpA family protein, producing the protein MKYFLCTLVLALAGPMGWAQVDHRLTHVYFDSDDYRLTLDDKDSLRAFLTTLPDTIELDYHLYGHTDSDHSDAYNLVLSRNRCEGVEYFLKEMGIADSSIFIHPFGEKYPIGTNETDIGKQKNRRTDLYVVFQIPAQLDSSLTDTIQIETALADNSPNRTRKRRKKKRRRTILVNGEPTPCEEGEITLTLPKGTLIEMDQCDYYGNRRELELTELLDGENLRESGITTMNTDGNPLVSAGMFRVDQPDSVCSTVYLPIQEDWMARMPFSLWNGNNSGTWSAAKDMTIEQVRRNGQLYNKFEVCGKSFINLDFLLKDFWQQMEDQEQQMMADTREEGDEEDEFIEDPFRRKPIRAMFKVKGRMKIHEVRLSSDRPLVLYAMKPNINGSRRKVIFDVPFPDADPQVFAEAQDGQGNELVMPYDFLEGLPYKWVRKKVKDRNGFERKVRVRKYFLTMADFEPKTPEETVAAR
- a CDS encoding BrxA/BrxB family bacilliredoxin, which encodes MYPPELTAPMAAELNDAGLASLSTTEQVDEVLQNQQGTTLVVVNSVCGCAAGAARPGVIDSLNASEQKPDHIYTVFAGVDTAATKKVREYLLPYPPSSPAIALFKDGQLVHMVERHHIEGRSAQMISHHLQAMYQEFC
- a CDS encoding amidophosphoribosyltransferase — encoded protein: MSELIKHECGIGLIRLLKPLEYYQEKYGSALWGLNKMYLLMEKQRNRGQDGAGLAVVKMNTKPGRPYMNRIRDNQTNPWTNIFKQVDGELEAFQQNYPETFSEAEELKLNFRFAGEAMLGHLRYGTHGSYGIENCHPVVRNSEYVNRSLALAGNFNLTNVGYLFQKLVELGQHPKYMTDTETVLERIGHFLDVANEHLYDKFKKSGYTRNEITKLISSEMNLVKVLKNAAKPWDGGYVIGGIVGNGDAFVVRDPNGIRPCYYYHNDEFVVAASERSTISTVFNLRPFDIQELAPGHIMSIKAQSNQIKIKPFTKPDKKLSCSFERIYFSRGTDVKIYKERKQLGREVVPQVLKSIDYDLDNTVFGYIPNTAETAFWGMVKEVEQYLNDQKVEWIKDLGKNANPEEISRIINIRPRVEKVIIKDVKMRTFIADDSSRDDMVAHVYDVTRGIIRNEQDNLVLIDDSIVRGTTLKKSILQIIARLRPKKIVIVSSAPQIRYPDCYGIDMSQIEKLVAFQAAIELLKERGQEKVIDKVYRKIMAMKAEDTLHERNVVQDIYAPFTEEEISQKITEIVCPKDFPIETEIVYLPLEKLSKAIPDHLGDWYFSGNYPTPGGNRIVNQAYLNFYEGKSERAYQVV
- the hpt gene encoding hypoxanthine phosphoribosyltransferase, which encodes MQKPESSIHPSKVQVHDLTFDLLIHEREIHQRVAELGQLLNEAYVGERPLFVVVLNGSFLFAADLVRHLEMNPEVQFVALASYGNLLESSGEVKIQYGHHLDVKDRHVILVEDIVDSGKTMDMYREQLRLENPASLRLVSLLFKPDSYLGQEPPDWIGFEIPPAFVVGYGMDYAQHGRELRSIYHLVEASES
- a CDS encoding T9SS type A sorting domain-containing protein, whose amino-acid sequence is MRILLLLVWSLGLSQWSMAQSSATHTIRDIQFRNPQDLGNCKDLSPLFEDTVTIHASVVMDGGMAQAAFGRNLWLQDTLGPWGGLNLHTTGVPIPVTGIDVLDLIQGDSIEINGIIRKFGHETIITPLKIQLLVPGRTIIPNPIDIAALNGPVENRPQTGEQWEGAYVELNNLVVDAHLYSSNQNRINLRLRDELGNTLIVGDRFPVLNLPINGGTFTPPPIGTTLSYIRGVISHAANGCFGGTGQGYMLFPFDENDWAVQTAPPIISQVIRHPAIPSSTDSVRFSAQIEDPDGQVQHAFLHIRKGVNGTNWQVLPMHPQGPIYRATISSSQLNDGDRFQYYISAMDDDSTLSYYPTNGLTQPAIFTVRDGGLIIPDLQYTPYMDGNSPYLGQQVTVHGIVTATDLPGDLGKIYMQDPLATSWAGISISGTATIETVQRGDHIQVTGMVAERGGRTELIGVTNLHIISTGNPIPNPTIAAPDQFSIYNGTTTEPYESMLITLRHPQGQSLYVNDPNPDSNNGNNFGEYRVGLNPALSTIGCRILAGRTTSDDIVSSLYVSFVNDSAWVFESGELQVPACIVALGDTLEEITGIMTYDFGNMKLLPRNNADVIAYRGANCLDGSVSVEKPIRSNWNLYPNPAERIVHLSGWEAGAPLTLEVFDLAGGKVLQRDIPAHQTDFRWDISELASGTYVLRMGPEYLPKKLVIIR